The Oncorhynchus tshawytscha isolate Ot180627B linkage group LG30, Otsh_v2.0, whole genome shotgun sequence genome includes a region encoding these proteins:
- the rpl23a gene encoding 60S ribosomal protein L23a, which translates to MAPKAKKEAVPAKTEAKVKALKAKKAVLKGVHSQRKKKIRTSPTFRRPKTLRLRRQPKYPRKSAPRRNKLDHYAIIKFPLTTESAMKKIEDNNTLVFIVDVKANKHQIKHAVKKLYDIDVAKVNTLIRPDGEKKAYVRLAPDYDALDVANKIGII; encoded by the exons ctGTCCCTGCCAAGACCGAGGCCAAGGTGAAGGCCCTGAAGGCCAAGAAGGCTGTTCTGAAAGGAGTCCACAGCCAGAGGAAGAAGAAGATTAGAACCTCCCCAACCTTCCGCCGCCCCAAAACCCTGCGCCTCCGCAGACAACCCAAGTACCCCCGCAAGAGTGCCCCGCGCAGAAACAA GTTGGACCACTATGCCATCATTAAGTTCCCTCTGACGACAGAGTCTGCCATGAAGAAGATCGAGGACAACAACACCCTCGTCTTCATCGTAGACGTCAAGGCCAACAAGCATCAGATCAAACATGCAGTCAAGAAGCTCTACGACATCGACGTGGCCAAGGTCAACACACTCATCCG GCCCGATGGTGAGAAGAAGGCGTATGTCCGTCTGGCTCCAGATTACGATGCGTTGGATGTTGCCAATAAG ATTGGCATCATATAA